Proteins encoded in a region of the Neodiprion lecontei isolate iyNeoLeco1 chromosome 5, iyNeoLeco1.1, whole genome shotgun sequence genome:
- the LOC124294392 gene encoding protein GVQW3-like, producing the protein MLTVAYGESTLSKKNVYKWYKLFQDGREDANDEPRSGRPSTSTTDENVEAVKKIVLENRRITIREVAEDVGISVGSCHEIFSDVLGMRRVSAKFVPKLLNFHQKNRRMSIAQELLNDVNDDPDLLKRVITGDESYQHLIPFFTQNLMQIL; encoded by the coding sequence ATGTTGACAGTGGCATACGGTGAGTCTACTCTTagtaaaaaaaacgtttataaGTGGTACAAGCTCTTCCAAGATGGCCGAGAAGATGCCAATGACGAACCTCGCTCTGGACGCCCCAGCACGTCAACAACAGATGAAAACGTTGAAGCagtgaagaaaattgttttggaaaatcgTCGAATCACTATCAGAGAAGTTGCTGAGGATGTTGGCATATCGGTTGGCTCGtgccatgaaattttttcggatgTTTTGGGTATGAGACGTGTGTCAGCGAAGTTTGTTCCGAAACTGCTTAATTTTCACCAGAAGAATCGTCGCATGAGCATCGCTCAGGAGCTGTTGAATGACGTCAATGATGATCCTGATTTACTCAAAAGGGTCATAACTGGTGACGAATCATACCAGCActtaattccattttttacacaaaatttgatGCAAATTCTTTGA